The stretch of DNA AAGCGTCGTCTTGCCGGCGCCCGACGGGCCGGTGAGGAACTGGAACGAGTGCGGCGCGATGGTGAAGCTGATGTCGCTCAGGATCTCGGGGCCGACCCCGTAGCGCATCCCGACATTCTCGAACCGGACCACCGGCTCGTCCATCCCGCCGAGCAGGCTGCGTCCGGCTCCCCTTTCCGTTCTCGCGTCCATCCGGTCTCCCTGCGCGATCGCCTCACGAGGCGTCCCGATCCGCGGGCGCTCGGGCGATTTCGATGCGCCGGCGCCTCATAGTCCGCGCCGCTTTACCACGCATTAAGGCTGTGGCGTGAGGAGTCGTGGTCCGGCCCCGGTGCCGCGCCCGACTGATTCGCCATGCTGATCGTCTGCCCCGCCTGCGCAAGCGAATATACGCTCGATCCCGAGCAGATCGGCCCGGCCGGGCGCACCGTGCGCTGCGCGGCCTGCCGCGAACCCTGGTTCGTCGCCGCCCCCCCGCCCGAGCCGGGCCTCGAGCTCTCGCCCACCGGCGAGGCGGTGTTCTCGGCCGCCGACACCGCCCCGCCGCGCCGGGCCGGCCCCCGCACCGCGACGGCGAAGGCGGCACCCTCGCGCCGGCGCCTCGCCGTGGCGGCGCTCGCCGTCGCGGGCTGCGCGGCGATCGGATTGGCCCTCATGCCGGCGGGACGTACCCACATCGTGCGCGCCCTGCCCCAGACCGCCCGGCTCTATGCCGGCATCGGCCTGCCGGTGAACCTGCGCGGCCTGACCTTCCGGGACGTCGCGGCCTACCAGGTGCCGGATGCCTCG from Methylobacterium aquaticum encodes:
- a CDS encoding zinc-ribbon domain-containing protein, which codes for MLIVCPACASEYTLDPEQIGPAGRTVRCAACREPWFVAAPPPEPGLELSPTGEAVFSAADTAPPRRAGPRTATAKAAPSRRRLAVAALAVAGCAAIGLALMPAGRTHIVRALPQTARLYAGIGLPVNLRGLTFRDVAAYQVPDASGVGRLVVEGDVVSASKDTVPVPPLRVELRDEHGQVVYRWTTEAPRDRLEPEESARFRAELPNAPAKGRAVLVRFAAVDSGDSAVSLRAPMNPQANPKDR